From Lagenorhynchus albirostris chromosome 15, mLagAlb1.1, whole genome shotgun sequence, one genomic window encodes:
- the SSTR4 gene encoding LOW QUALITY PROTEIN: somatostatin receptor type 4 (The sequence of the model RefSeq protein was modified relative to this genomic sequence to represent the inferred CDS: inserted 6 bases in 3 codons), with product MSAPPTPPLGGEERVKTAWPXPAATEEAVAAGTVAIQCVSALVCVAGNALVIFVILRYAKMKTATNIYLLNLAAADELFMLSVPFVALSAALHHWPFGPALCRAVLSVDGLNSFPSVFCPAVLSVDCYLAMAHPLRAATCRRPGVARLAGXGVWLSSSLVTQTIAAFADTRPARGGRAVACNLHWPHPVWSVVFVVCTFLLGFLLPVGLCCVLIVGKMWALALPAGWQQRKCSEKRIMGPVLAVAAVFVLCWLPFYAVQLLNLSVTGLDAPVHHVSRILXANSCASPILCGFLSDNFRRSFQRVLCLSYCLLDAFGGADQEPLDYCATALKSRGGTGVSCPPLPCQQEPRQPEPSRKKVPLTRTTTF from the exons ATGAGCGCTCCCCCGACGCCACCTCTCGGGGGCGAGGAAAGAGTCAAGACGGCCTGGCC CCCGGCGGCGACGGAGGAGGCGGTGGCGGCGGGGACGGTAGCCATCCAGTGCGTCTCTGCGCTGGTGTGCGTGGCGGGCAACGCCCTGGTCATCTTCGTGATCCTACGCTACGCCAAGATGAAGACGGCCACCAACATCTACCTACTGAACCTGGCTGCGGCCGACGAGCTCTTCATGCTGAGCGTGCCCTTCGTGGCCTTGTCGGCCGCCCTGCACCACTGGCCCTTCGGCCCGGCGCTGTGCCGCGCGGTGCTTAGCGTGGACGGCCTCAACTCATTCCCCAGCGTCTTCTGCCCGGCCGTGCTCAGCGTGGACTGCTACCTGGCTATGGCGCACCCGCTGCGCGCTGCCACCTGCCGCCGGCCCGGCGTGGCCAGACTGGCCGG AGGTGTGTGGCTGTCGTCCTCGCTGGTCACCCAGACCATTGCCGCCTTCGCCGACACCAGGCCGGCTCGCGGCGGCCGGGCTGTGGCCTGCAACCTGCACTGGCCGCACCCAGTGTGGTCGGTGGTCTTCGTGGTCTGCACTTTCCTGCTGGGCTTCCTGCTGCCCGTCGGCCTGTGCTGCGTGCTCATCGTGGGCAAGATGTGGGCGCTGGCGCTACCGGCCGGCTGGCAGCAGCGGAAGTGCTCGGAGAAGAGGATCATGGGGCCGGTGCTGGCGGTGGCGGCCGTCTTCGTGCTCTGCTGGCTGCCTTTCTACGCGGTGCAGCTGCTGAATCTCTCTGTGACGGGCCTGGATGCCCCCGTCCACCACGTGTCCCGCATCCT AGCCAACAGCTGCGCCAGCCCCATCCTCTGCGGCTTCCTTTCTGACAACTTCCGCAGGTCCTTCCAGCGGGTTCTCTGCCTGAGCTACTGTCTCCTGGATGCCTTCGGTGGTGCAGACCAAGAGCCACTGGACTACTGTGCCACCGCCCTCAAGAGCAGAGGGGGCACAGGAGTCTCATGCCCCCCACTACCCTGCCAGCAGGAGCCCAGGCAACCAGAACCCAGCCGCAAGAAGGTCCCCCTCACCAGGACCACCACCTTCTGA